One genomic segment of Nonomuraea coxensis DSM 45129 includes these proteins:
- a CDS encoding MarR family winged helix-turn-helix transcriptional regulator, which yields MTSKHRRQAALRRLHASTVDLVALMSLPQRDEALIAEAGLQLDRALFFLLVGIQRFGPISVGELAERSGRDHTTVSRQVARLADLGLVERRPGAADRRVKEALITDAGRQVTDALDAARLRIATPVFEHWSDRDLLELERLMRRYVDDLLSLNAVAKEDT from the coding sequence ATGACCTCCAAGCACCGCCGGCAGGCCGCGCTCAGGCGGCTGCACGCCTCCACGGTCGACCTCGTCGCGCTCATGAGCCTGCCGCAGCGCGACGAGGCGCTCATCGCCGAGGCCGGCCTCCAGCTCGACCGGGCCCTGTTCTTCCTGCTCGTCGGCATCCAGCGGTTCGGCCCGATCAGCGTCGGCGAGCTCGCGGAGCGGTCGGGCCGCGACCACACCACCGTGAGCAGGCAGGTGGCCAGGCTCGCCGACCTCGGCCTCGTCGAGCGGCGGCCGGGCGCGGCCGACAGGCGGGTCAAGGAAGCGCTGATCACCGACGCCGGCCGCCAGGTCACGGACGCGCTCGACGCCGCCCGGCTGCGGATCGCCACGCCCGTGTTCGAGCACTGGAGCGACCGCGACCTGCTGGAGCTCGAACGCCTGATGCGCCGCTACGTCGACGACCTGCTCTCGCTGAACGCGGTGGCGAAGGAGGACACCTGA